In the Candidatus Obscuribacterales bacterium genome, CCCGTGTGGATGTATATGACGTAACGGTGCAAAAATTTGAAGTACCGGCCCAAAGCTCCACGAAAGACTTACAGCAACTATCGGCGAGTTTTGCGATCAACTTCCGCCTTGATCCGATTGAGGTGGTGAACATCCGTCGTACCCAAGGAACGCTGCAAAATATTGTGGCTAAGATTATTGCACCGCAAACGCAGGAATCCTTTAAGGTGGCGGCGGCCCGACGGACAGTAGAAGAAGCTATTACTAAACGGGATGAACTGAAGAAAGACTTTGATGAAGCGCTGGGTCAGCGTTTGGTCAAGTACGGCATTATTGTGTTAGATACCAGTGTTGTGGATCTCAATTTCTCAACGGAATTTTCCAAGGCAGTTGAGGAAAAGCAAATTGCTGAACAGCGGGCCCAGCGAGCTGTCTATATTGCTCGGGAGGCGGAGCAGGAAGCAGAAGCCACCATTAACCGCGCTAAAGGACAGGCGGAGGCGCAGCGACTGCTGAGAGAAACCCTAACCGCAGAGTTGCTGCAGAAACAGGCCATTGAAAAATGGGATGGTAAGTTTCCTCAAGTCCTAGGTGGCGATGGTGCCATCCCGTTCATCAACATTGAACCTCGGGCCCTGCAAACAACCCGTTGAGACCCTTTCTCTCGTTAGCTCACATC is a window encoding:
- a CDS encoding prohibitin family protein, which codes for MKEQPSVQSLIAIGLVGLLAIFSLNSFFIINPGEAGVLSILGKARDGVLLEGFHFKPPIIARVDVYDVTVQKFEVPAQSSTKDLQQLSASFAINFRLDPIEVVNIRRTQGTLQNIVAKIIAPQTQESFKVAAARRTVEEAITKRDELKKDFDEALGQRLVKYGIIVLDTSVVDLNFSTEFSKAVEEKQIAEQRAQRAVYIAREAEQEAEATINRAKGQAEAQRLLRETLTAELLQKQAIEKWDGKFPQVLGGDGAIPFINIEPRALQTTR